A section of the Candidatus Neomarinimicrobiota bacterium genome encodes:
- a CDS encoding DUF4981 domain-containing protein, which produces MIQFKHTGQAIMSIAFAGLLQASPVDMDSKTYWENPEIININRVAPHAVKFPYENEALAVADIRNNSQYVFDLNGEWYFNFSATPTERPKNFFKKFRYVGHWDKIKVPTNWEMQGYGTPIYLDEEYPFTPDPPKVPHDYNAVGSYRRNFTIDKNWDGRDVFIHFGSIRSAYYLWINGEFVGYGQGSKTPVEFEISDFVKPGKNSVSLEVYRFSDASYLEGQDMWRISGIERDAYIYASPKTRISDYFVHADLGENYTNGLFKLDVDIKNTQAVKPQGYKLQCRILEAIGGEDIYKNDQAVEMVGSSQTTITYSYEIPEVRAWTAETPELYTLILTLINAQNKPVEVISQKIGFRNVSIAGGQLLVNGTPITIRGVNRHEHDPHTGKYISEESMVQDIRLMKLHNINAVRTSHYPNHLRWYELCDEYGLYVVDEANIESHGMGYHDEGYGLIANDPKWLGAWLDRGQRMVERDKNHPSIIIWSMGNEAGDGENFVKLYKWIKQRDSSRPVQYQPAWYEAHTDIVCPMYKSIEFISKYASETQERPLILCEYAHAMGNSVGNLQDYWDAIDEYKHLQGGFIWDWVDQTIYKETPEGEWYWAYGGDFGDEYAENDSNFCANGLVAADRSLNPHIHEVKKVYQPLKFSDYDPVTNTIGVTNRYDFLDLSNLEHSWEIAEDGVTVAKGKLVLPFIEAGSTVKVEIVTTEYEVNKAHEYHLKVISKVKQAKQLLPVNHVVAWDQFLIQAPVADQVEQSSPTLEIIKKNGMLLIVGDGFSVSVGEQSGLIESYKHLETEYIESALAPQFWRAPNDNDIGNGMQNRCAVWKDMPERMQLVNLVSDKINDSQVMIEATFDNTIDSLGLVLNYVINGQGMTDISMNLKVEAESLPEIPRYGMTFKLPGSLKQVEWFGRGPHESYWDRKTSAAIGRYSSSIWDQYFPYVRPQETGNKTDVRWMAVYDEEGNGMMAYGDPLLSTAAHQYDYELLDFVSKAQRHGRTYVKPGSIVTWNIDLQQMGVGGDNSWGARPHDAYTLQAQDYSFNFRLQPFNKRNAQSGLPEGN; this is translated from the coding sequence ATGATACAATTTAAACATACGGGCCAAGCTATTATGAGTATTGCATTTGCAGGTTTGCTACAGGCATCACCAGTTGATATGGATTCTAAAACATATTGGGAGAACCCTGAGATCATCAATATCAACAGGGTGGCTCCTCACGCGGTAAAATTTCCATATGAAAATGAAGCTCTGGCAGTCGCTGATATTCGCAATAACAGCCAATATGTGTTTGACTTGAATGGGGAATGGTATTTTAACTTTTCCGCTACCCCAACCGAGCGGCCCAAGAATTTTTTCAAGAAGTTTCGTTATGTAGGTCACTGGGATAAAATTAAAGTCCCAACTAATTGGGAAATGCAAGGCTATGGTACACCAATCTATCTGGATGAAGAATATCCCTTCACGCCTGATCCACCAAAGGTTCCCCACGACTATAACGCTGTGGGCTCATATCGCAGAAATTTTACTATTGACAAAAACTGGGATGGACGAGATGTATTTATCCACTTTGGCAGCATCAGATCTGCCTATTATCTATGGATAAATGGCGAATTTGTTGGCTATGGACAAGGGTCCAAAACACCTGTTGAGTTTGAGATTTCGGATTTTGTTAAACCAGGTAAGAATAGTGTATCACTGGAAGTCTACCGGTTTAGTGATGCCAGTTACCTCGAGGGTCAGGATATGTGGCGGATCAGCGGGATTGAACGCGATGCCTACATCTATGCCTCACCAAAAACTCGGATAAGTGATTACTTCGTCCATGCAGATTTAGGTGAAAACTATACAAATGGTCTATTCAAACTTGACGTGGATATTAAAAACACTCAAGCAGTGAAGCCCCAGGGCTACAAACTCCAATGCCGGATTCTTGAAGCTATTGGAGGGGAAGATATTTATAAAAATGATCAGGCTGTGGAAATGGTCGGCTCGTCACAAACGACAATCACATATAGTTATGAAATTCCAGAAGTACGAGCCTGGACAGCTGAAACTCCGGAACTGTATACCCTTATCCTCACCCTAATTAATGCTCAGAATAAACCCGTTGAAGTGATTAGCCAGAAAATCGGATTCCGAAATGTGAGCATCGCTGGAGGGCAGCTCCTGGTGAATGGAACTCCCATCACCATCCGTGGTGTTAATCGACATGAACATGATCCTCACACTGGTAAATATATCTCCGAAGAATCCATGGTTCAGGATATTCGCCTGATGAAACTGCATAACATCAATGCGGTGCGGACTAGTCACTACCCTAATCATCTGCGCTGGTATGAACTATGTGATGAATATGGTCTCTACGTGGTAGATGAAGCCAATATTGAATCACATGGTATGGGATATCATGATGAAGGTTATGGTCTTATTGCAAATGATCCAAAATGGTTGGGTGCATGGCTCGATCGAGGTCAAAGGATGGTGGAGAGAGATAAAAATCATCCCTCAATTATTATTTGGTCCATGGGCAATGAGGCAGGTGATGGTGAAAATTTTGTAAAACTTTATAAATGGATCAAGCAGAGAGATTCTTCCCGACCTGTTCAGTATCAACCGGCCTGGTATGAGGCGCATACTGATATTGTATGCCCAATGTATAAGAGTATTGAATTTATCTCCAAATACGCTTCCGAAACTCAAGAAAGGCCGTTAATCCTGTGTGAGTATGCACATGCCATGGGCAATAGTGTCGGGAACCTGCAGGACTACTGGGATGCCATAGATGAGTATAAACATCTTCAGGGTGGCTTTATTTGGGATTGGGTGGATCAGACCATTTATAAGGAAACCCCAGAAGGTGAATGGTATTGGGCCTATGGTGGTGATTTCGGAGATGAGTATGCAGAGAATGATTCAAATTTTTGTGCAAATGGTCTGGTAGCTGCGGACCGTTCTCTAAATCCACATATCCACGAGGTTAAGAAAGTTTATCAACCGTTAAAGTTCAGCGATTATGACCCTGTGACCAACACAATAGGTGTCACCAATCGATATGACTTCCTTGATCTTTCCAATCTGGAGCATAGCTGGGAAATAGCCGAGGATGGAGTCACTGTGGCCAAAGGAAAGCTTGTGCTGCCATTCATTGAGGCAGGTTCAACTGTGAAGGTGGAAATAGTGACAACTGAGTATGAGGTAAATAAGGCACATGAATATCACCTGAAAGTCATTTCAAAAGTAAAACAAGCGAAACAGCTCTTACCTGTGAATCATGTAGTTGCCTGGGATCAATTTTTAATCCAGGCTCCAGTAGCAGATCAAGTGGAGCAATCCAGCCCCACCCTCGAAATAATCAAGAAGAATGGAATGTTGCTTATTGTTGGAGATGGGTTCTCAGTTTCAGTCGGTGAGCAGAGCGGATTAATAGAATCATATAAGCATCTTGAAACCGAATATATCGAATCTGCCCTCGCCCCTCAATTCTGGCGCGCTCCAAATGACAATGATATTGGTAACGGTATGCAGAATCGTTGCGCTGTATGGAAAGATATGCCTGAAAGGATGCAGCTGGTGAATTTGGTTTCGGACAAAATTAATGATTCACAGGTCATGATAGAGGCTACATTCGATAATACTATTGACAGTCTAGGTCTTGTGCTGAATTATGTCATCAATGGTCAAGGGATGACAGATATCTCCATGAATCTCAAGGTAGAAGCTGAGTCCCTGCCTGAGATACCCAGATACGGTATGACCTTCAAGCTCCCTGGCTCACTTAAGCAAGTTGAATGGTTCGGACGGGGACCACATGAAAGCTATTGGGACCGCAAAACAAGTGCAGCTATCGGTCGATATTCAAGTTCTATTTGGGATCAGTATTTTCCGTACGTGAGACCGCAGGAAACTGGGAATAAAACCGATGTGAGGTGGATGGCAGTTTATGATGAAGAGGGCAATGGCATGATGGCTTATGGTGATCCTTTGTTAAGCACAGCTGCTCATCAGTACGATTATGAATTGCTTGATTTTGTGAGCAAAGCCCAGCGCCACGGACGAACATATGTAAAACCAGGAAGTATTGTCACCTGGAATATTGATCTTCAGCAAATGGGGGTAGGTGGGGATAATAGCTGGGGTGCTCGACCCCATGATGCCTATACACTTCAGGCACAGGATTATTCATTTAATTTCAGGCTGCAGCCCTTCAACAAGCGTAACGCCCAATCTGGACTGCCTGAGGGGAACTGA
- a CDS encoding glycoside hydrolase, whose product MFLGTNNRTMTRAVPMLLMIILNTLLIQECAPVQDELQAQRTRIEFPDVLDIVATPQHTNDFDAFFFADQGAWFGFALPDSDYSSELSGFVGPMLMSRGEWVGKIIAALEVTEVEGGESQDLLGGAERTNYYLPGRIQTSLFSTKIELNQSLWFDNHQLAIIVSIIKNVSSEPMSISLKWRGDSWLEDISFFKTKSSVLGLLKRSEDLIGIHIPSEVISDINLNADGSGYEITYSNTILVNPGEETEFPIIISLSEGNQVEVLEQISADAQALLLNSAKSSDENETRWNGYINSILDSESILLKDVSYQRVAIKSLETLITNWRAPRGSLEHGGLFPSASVWYFNGFWGWDSWKHAVALARFEPELAEEQILTMFDHQDKYGMIADCVYADSTEDNWRNTKPPLAAWSVKELYEISQNFDFVDNIYPKLVKYHEWWYENRDHDQNGLCEYGSTDGTIEAAKWESGVDDGLHYDSTAMLRNNEFAWSMDQESVDLNSYLWYEKLCLADLAEALNRPQEAVEYKAQAVELGKQIRKLMYDMESGFFYDVKLDDKSQIKVFGPQGWIPLWVGLATPEQAAAVRELMIDQEKFATHIPFPTVAKDNPAFMSGYWRGPVWLDQAFFAVSALRRYGYTEDADTFSRQIIERAEGLLNATGPIRENYNPLTGEGMKVNHFSWSAAHLLMMQWQL is encoded by the coding sequence ATGTTTTTAGGCACAAATAATAGGACTATGACCAGAGCTGTTCCCATGCTATTAATGATTATACTGAATACTCTATTAATCCAGGAGTGTGCGCCCGTACAAGACGAGTTGCAAGCGCAGAGAACCAGAATTGAATTTCCTGATGTTCTGGATATTGTTGCTACTCCACAGCATACCAATGATTTTGATGCCTTCTTTTTTGCAGATCAGGGTGCCTGGTTTGGTTTTGCACTTCCTGACAGCGATTATTCCTCAGAATTGAGTGGTTTTGTTGGACCGATGCTCATGTCTAGAGGTGAATGGGTTGGCAAGATAATCGCAGCTCTTGAAGTGACTGAGGTCGAAGGGGGTGAATCTCAAGATTTGCTTGGCGGTGCGGAAAGAACGAACTACTACCTGCCTGGGCGAATTCAAACTTCATTGTTCTCAACAAAAATTGAGCTAAACCAATCCTTGTGGTTCGATAATCACCAACTGGCCATCATCGTTTCAATAATTAAAAATGTATCGTCTGAACCAATGAGCATCTCACTAAAATGGAGGGGTGACTCCTGGTTGGAAGACATATCATTTTTTAAGACGAAATCCTCCGTTCTTGGCTTACTCAAGAGATCAGAGGATTTGATCGGTATTCACATACCCTCCGAGGTAATTAGTGACATCAATTTGAACGCAGACGGGAGCGGGTATGAAATCACATATTCCAATACAATCTTGGTCAATCCCGGCGAGGAAACTGAATTCCCTATTATCATTAGCCTTTCTGAAGGGAATCAGGTCGAAGTGCTGGAGCAGATTTCCGCTGACGCCCAGGCACTGCTTCTCAATTCAGCCAAATCCAGTGATGAGAATGAAACGAGATGGAATGGCTATATAAACTCTATTCTTGATTCTGAGTCCATCCTCCTGAAGGATGTCTCATACCAACGAGTAGCCATCAAGTCGTTGGAAACCTTAATCACCAATTGGAGAGCCCCAAGAGGATCTCTGGAGCATGGAGGTCTATTCCCGTCTGCATCCGTATGGTATTTTAATGGCTTTTGGGGTTGGGATTCCTGGAAACATGCCGTCGCGCTTGCCAGGTTTGAGCCAGAGCTCGCCGAAGAACAGATCCTGACCATGTTTGATCACCAGGATAAATATGGAATGATCGCAGATTGTGTTTATGCAGACAGTACTGAGGACAATTGGCGCAATACCAAGCCACCGCTTGCGGCCTGGTCGGTGAAAGAATTATACGAGATCAGTCAAAACTTTGATTTTGTAGATAATATTTATCCAAAGTTGGTAAAATACCATGAATGGTGGTATGAAAATCGCGATCACGATCAAAATGGATTGTGCGAATATGGCAGTACAGATGGAACCATTGAGGCAGCAAAGTGGGAAAGTGGTGTAGATGATGGACTCCATTATGATTCAACTGCCATGCTAAGAAATAATGAGTTTGCCTGGTCCATGGACCAGGAATCGGTTGACCTGAACTCTTATTTATGGTATGAGAAACTATGTTTGGCAGATCTGGCAGAAGCCTTGAATCGACCGCAAGAGGCTGTTGAATACAAAGCCCAAGCCGTAGAGTTGGGAAAACAAATTAGAAAATTGATGTATGACATGGAATCTGGATTCTTCTATGATGTAAAACTCGATGACAAATCCCAGATTAAAGTTTTTGGCCCACAAGGTTGGATACCTCTCTGGGTTGGGCTAGCCACTCCGGAACAAGCTGCTGCAGTTAGAGAACTTATGATTGATCAAGAAAAATTTGCTACTCACATACCGTTTCCAACTGTGGCAAAGGACAATCCTGCGTTCATGTCGGGATATTGGAGGGGACCAGTGTGGCTGGATCAGGCATTTTTTGCTGTCTCTGCTTTAAGACGATATGGATATACAGAAGATGCAGATACTTTTTCAAGGCAGATTATTGAACGAGCAGAAGGTCTGTTGAATGCTACGGGTCCTATCCGTGAGAATTATAATCCGCTTACTGGCGAAGGGATGAAAGTAAATCACTTTTCATGGTCCGCAGCCCACCTGCTCATGATGCAATGGCAATTGTAG
- a CDS encoding PorV/PorQ family protein: protein MNTRILLFGLVLAIAVVPGQAELKKVGQTGYQFLKIDANARAAAMGGAVTLAGNGAENLFYNPAGIALQSRGMDVFTNQTQWIADISYITLGISKRFGNIGTFGFSYQTADYGDIIGTQVADNEFGFIETGSVEVAASAIGFAYAKKLTDKFSLGGHMRYASQKLGENEVEGENKSNTTSGLVWDFGTIFYPNTSSFRFGMSIRNFSQEMIYEQYSFELPITFIIGLAADVFEVLGMSKNQSLLLALDAVHPRDYTERVHLGLEYGLNNMFFLRSGYKFNYDSEGLSLGAGVNLSLGSIGTHISYALSQAGDFSPVNRISISASF, encoded by the coding sequence TTGAATACAAGAATCCTGCTCTTTGGACTAGTCCTGGCGATTGCGGTGGTGCCTGGTCAGGCCGAACTGAAAAAGGTTGGTCAAACTGGATATCAATTCTTGAAGATTGATGCTAATGCAAGGGCGGCTGCCATGGGGGGAGCAGTGACTCTCGCTGGAAATGGGGCTGAGAATTTGTTCTATAATCCTGCTGGGATAGCCCTGCAAAGCAGAGGAATGGATGTGTTTACAAACCAGACACAATGGATTGCTGATATCTCGTACATCACCTTGGGTATTTCAAAGCGATTTGGAAACATCGGTACCTTCGGATTTTCTTATCAGACTGCCGACTACGGTGATATCATCGGGACACAGGTAGCAGATAATGAATTTGGATTTATTGAGACTGGGAGTGTCGAGGTTGCGGCCAGTGCAATTGGATTTGCCTACGCCAAGAAGCTAACGGACAAGTTTTCTCTCGGCGGTCACATGCGGTATGCCAGCCAAAAACTAGGTGAGAATGAAGTTGAAGGTGAAAATAAATCAAATACTACTAGTGGTTTGGTATGGGATTTTGGGACCATTTTTTACCCCAATACGAGTAGCTTCCGATTTGGTATGAGTATTCGGAATTTCAGTCAGGAGATGATCTATGAGCAATACAGTTTTGAGCTGCCCATAACCTTTATTATTGGTTTGGCTGCAGACGTTTTTGAAGTGTTGGGGATGTCTAAAAACCAATCCTTGCTGCTTGCTCTTGATGCGGTTCACCCAAGGGATTATACCGAGCGTGTACACCTGGGTCTGGAGTATGGGTTGAACAATATGTTCTTTCTTCGATCTGGTTATAAGTTCAATTATGACTCTGAAGGTCTCTCCCTGGGAGCAGGGGTGAATCTGTCACTTGGTAGTATTGGCACGCATATCAGCTATGCTTTAAGCCAGGCTGGGGATTTTTCACCGGTAAACAGGATATCCATATCAGCTAGCTTCTAG
- the lysA gene encoding diaminopimelate decarboxylase produces MNISQIIEKVGTPCYVYDADLIRARHKDLTNALPQGKTRLYYAMKALSNQKILKVMRELGTGVDTVSLFEIRMALEAGFEPNQIIFTPNLVDFSELERAVEIGVGINIENLSNLEKFGIRYCASVPCCIRFNPHIALENNKESSLGWYEQSKFGIPYAQFDKILAVVSKYEIQVEGLHIHSSHVIMRDDILRRSAQLMLEAAKEFPTLRYLDFGGGLNPKPRKIEATDIGKVGYQLSQLLIEFEQETNREIHLRFEPGRYLVSEAGTLYVQVKVLKKNREVTFAGVDSGFNHLIRPMLYGSSHEIENISNPDGAHQAYNIVGNLCEADDFAKQYRLPELREGDILAIKDTGAYGFSMSSQYNARPRPPEVLVNDGPPLLIRTREEYADLMSNQVEIRL; encoded by the coding sequence TTGAATATTAGCCAAATTATCGAAAAAGTGGGGACACCCTGCTATGTGTATGATGCTGATCTCATTCGAGCACGACATAAAGATTTAACAAATGCACTTCCTCAGGGTAAAACTCGACTGTATTATGCCATGAAGGCACTTTCAAACCAGAAAATATTGAAGGTTATGCGGGAGTTGGGCACTGGGGTTGACACTGTCTCCCTTTTTGAGATTAGAATGGCTTTAGAAGCCGGATTTGAGCCAAATCAGATCATTTTTACTCCCAATCTGGTTGATTTTTCTGAGTTGGAAAGGGCTGTTGAGATTGGGGTAGGTATAAATATCGAAAACTTATCCAATCTCGAAAAATTTGGAATACGATATTGTGCCTCCGTACCTTGTTGTATTCGCTTTAATCCACATATAGCTCTGGAGAATAACAAGGAAAGCTCATTGGGTTGGTACGAGCAATCCAAATTCGGCATTCCATATGCTCAGTTTGATAAGATTCTGGCAGTCGTTTCTAAATATGAAATCCAGGTGGAAGGTCTGCACATTCATTCCAGTCATGTCATTATGCGAGATGATATTCTTCGGAGAAGTGCACAATTGATGTTGGAGGCAGCTAAAGAATTTCCTACACTCAGATACCTCGATTTTGGTGGTGGATTAAATCCAAAACCCAGAAAAATTGAAGCAACTGATATTGGTAAGGTGGGGTACCAACTCAGTCAATTATTGATTGAATTTGAGCAGGAAACCAACCGAGAAATCCATCTTCGCTTTGAACCTGGACGCTACCTGGTGAGTGAAGCCGGAACACTTTATGTGCAAGTGAAGGTGCTCAAGAAAAATAGGGAAGTCACTTTTGCTGGTGTCGATTCAGGTTTTAACCATCTCATCCGACCTATGCTCTATGGTTCGTCCCACGAAATCGAGAATATTTCTAATCCCGATGGTGCACACCAGGCGTACAATATTGTGGGAAATCTTTGTGAAGCAGATGACTTCGCCAAGCAATATCGGCTTCCTGAGTTACGTGAAGGAGATATTCTAGCCATCAAGGATACTGGGGCTTATGGTTTCAGTATGTCATCCCAGTATAATGCGCGTCCTCGGCCACCAGAAGTTTTGGTTAATGACGGTCCACCTCTGCTGATCCGTACCAGGGAGGAATATGCAGACCTTATGAGCAATCAAGTTGAGATTCGATTATAA
- a CDS encoding TonB-dependent receptor → MKNQNRRITMQKISAVLMISILFISLQSPVIAGVTGKIAGRVIDAENGEGLPGVNIVVDGTILGAQSDLEGDYYITNVPPGEYNITASMIGYQSITITGIYVIVDHTVRSDFSLTTKVLEGGEVIVVADRKVIVMDRSASELSVSGEDMTSVPMVRDVKDYLDLEAGFDENRLRGGGFDQTALMVDGLSVIDNRSNEPIMMVNLSAIDQINVIKGGFNAEYGNIRSGLINVVTKDGSPDSYGGSIDFQINPSGLKHGGNSLFSPDNYYLKPFLDPLVMWTGTKDGGWTEEQQASYPYFEGWNKISNRTLLDSDPNNDMNPREARDLFLWYHRVEGSEELGQQEGQYGHLPDYNLDISFSGPIPLLTKRLWDVNFFFSHHSRLEMFALPTSRDYFKEANSQLKLVFRPMAKMKMKLEALYGEINTVTQDPEGAGFNYYLRSATDIFNHYMANSDAYANGGGASLYWPEALSPFDIYRNMLGFSLDYVVNQETFLSLRISNTGIKNRSSGPQDMRDTSIVRYFGSQGVTEAPFGFIVDDRYTPSGDNMVFASLGGVARDNTTTSNLNVKFDLTSQLNKRHELKTGFELNYDDLNSDYSTSYDYAPPNNWRAQSQSSPLRVGAYVQDKVEIEGLIANVGLRVDLNEPNKDWYTVDRYDANFSSTKKYDFEEVVTTEPAKGRIKLSPRLGISHPISDKAKLFFNYGHFYSMPSSLDMYEIGYGTFYEGITFLGNPSMDIPRTTAYELGVEYALNDMILLHSSGYYKDVANQSGYVRYVSIDGSVNYQTVENANYEDIRGFELRVEKRSGDWVTGWLNFDYVVRSSGYFGRQAYYEDPRSDARYSAQNPLQEKPLARPVARSNVNFHTPDYFGPKLFGHRIFKDLQMSILFNWKAGDYMTWDPLETFKLASNVQWKDRLAVDLRLSKDFALSSSRVNAFLDVQNFLGLQYMSMAAFDGGDDFRDYMYSLHLPMYEGETYQDAGFEAGDDRVGDTDKEHINMPNRAFLLDLNPRRFTFGLRVNF, encoded by the coding sequence ATGAAAAATCAAAATCGTCGCATAACCATGCAAAAAATTTCAGCAGTTCTGATGATTTCGATTCTATTTATCAGCCTGCAGAGTCCGGTAATTGCCGGTGTCACGGGTAAAATTGCCGGGCGGGTAATTGATGCTGAAAATGGAGAGGGATTGCCTGGTGTCAATATTGTTGTCGACGGTACGATATTGGGTGCGCAATCAGATCTAGAGGGTGATTACTATATCACAAATGTACCTCCTGGAGAATACAATATCACCGCTTCCATGATTGGCTACCAATCCATAACAATAACTGGTATATATGTTATCGTCGATCATACAGTGCGATCCGATTTTTCGCTAACTACGAAGGTTCTAGAGGGTGGTGAAGTGATCGTGGTTGCTGATCGAAAAGTCATCGTGATGGATCGTTCTGCAAGTGAACTGAGTGTTTCCGGTGAAGATATGACCTCCGTGCCGATGGTCAGGGATGTAAAGGATTATCTTGATCTAGAAGCTGGTTTTGATGAAAACCGTCTGCGAGGCGGAGGATTCGACCAAACTGCTTTGATGGTAGATGGATTGTCAGTCATTGACAATCGGAGCAATGAGCCCATCATGATGGTGAATCTCTCTGCTATCGATCAGATCAATGTTATCAAGGGGGGCTTCAATGCAGAATATGGTAACATTCGTTCCGGCCTAATAAATGTAGTCACAAAGGACGGTTCCCCGGATTCTTACGGTGGTTCAATCGATTTTCAGATTAACCCTTCAGGACTTAAACATGGGGGCAACAGTTTATTCAGTCCAGATAACTATTATCTAAAACCTTTTTTAGACCCCCTGGTGATGTGGACAGGGACAAAAGATGGAGGTTGGACTGAAGAACAACAGGCCAGTTATCCATATTTTGAGGGGTGGAATAAAATTTCCAATAGAACTTTACTTGACTCAGATCCAAACAATGATATGAACCCTCGGGAAGCCCGAGACCTATTTCTGTGGTATCATCGAGTTGAGGGCTCTGAGGAATTGGGACAGCAGGAAGGGCAATATGGTCACTTGCCTGACTACAATCTTGACATCTCTTTTAGTGGACCCATTCCATTGCTTACAAAGCGGCTCTGGGATGTGAATTTCTTTTTCAGTCACCATAGTCGTCTTGAAATGTTTGCCCTGCCCACGAGCCGGGATTACTTCAAGGAGGCAAATAGTCAGCTTAAACTCGTCTTTAGACCAATGGCAAAGATGAAGATGAAACTGGAAGCGTTATATGGTGAGATCAACACTGTCACTCAGGATCCAGAAGGAGCGGGGTTCAATTATTACCTGAGGTCCGCAACTGACATCTTTAACCACTATATGGCCAACAGTGATGCCTATGCCAATGGTGGGGGTGCTTCACTCTATTGGCCAGAAGCGCTAAGCCCTTTCGATATCTACCGAAATATGCTGGGCTTTAGTTTGGATTATGTGGTGAATCAGGAAACCTTTCTTAGTCTGCGCATTTCTAACACCGGTATAAAAAATAGATCCTCAGGACCCCAGGATATGAGGGATACATCAATCGTTCGCTATTTCGGCTCCCAGGGTGTAACCGAAGCTCCTTTCGGATTTATTGTTGATGACCGTTATACTCCCAGCGGTGATAACATGGTATTTGCCTCTTTGGGCGGTGTAGCCAGAGATAATACTACCACGAGTAACCTAAATGTAAAATTCGATCTAACGAGTCAGTTGAATAAACGACACGAGCTCAAGACTGGGTTCGAGCTAAACTATGACGATCTAAATAGTGATTATTCTACCAGCTATGATTATGCTCCGCCGAATAACTGGCGAGCACAGTCTCAAAGTTCTCCCCTGAGGGTAGGGGCATATGTACAAGACAAGGTTGAGATCGAAGGGCTTATTGCAAACGTAGGTCTCAGGGTTGATTTGAATGAGCCCAACAAGGATTGGTACACGGTTGATCGTTACGACGCTAACTTTTCTTCAACCAAGAAATATGACTTTGAGGAAGTGGTTACCACAGAACCTGCTAAAGGCAGAATCAAACTCTCACCCCGTCTTGGTATAAGTCATCCCATTTCTGACAAGGCAAAGCTATTCTTCAATTACGGGCACTTCTATTCCATGCCCAGCAGTCTTGATATGTATGAAATAGGATACGGTACATTTTATGAGGGAATCACTTTCTTAGGGAATCCCTCTATGGATATCCCCAGAACAACAGCGTATGAACTGGGAGTGGAATATGCTCTAAACGACATGATCCTGCTGCACAGTTCAGGCTATTACAAGGATGTGGCAAACCAGAGTGGATATGTGCGTTATGTCAGTATAGATGGAAGTGTAAACTACCAGACCGTGGAAAATGCTAATTACGAGGATATCAGAGGCTTTGAACTACGTGTTGAGAAACGATCAGGAGATTGGGTAACGGGTTGGCTTAATTTCGACTATGTGGTTCGATCCTCTGGATATTTTGGGCGTCAAGCTTACTATGAAGACCCCAGGTCAGATGCCAGATATAGTGCCCAGAATCCATTGCAGGAAAAACCTCTAGCACGTCCAGTTGCTCGGTCGAATGTGAATTTCCACACCCCAGACTATTTCGGGCCCAAGCTATTTGGTCATCGGATCTTCAAAGATTTACAAATGTCCATTCTCTTCAATTGGAAAGCAGGAGATTATATGACATGGGATCCTCTTGAAACATTCAAGCTTGCTTCCAATGTCCAGTGGAAGGACAGATTGGCCGTTGATCTACGTCTTTCCAAAGATTTTGCCCTCTCTTCATCCAGGGTCAATGCGTTTCTGGATGTCCAAAACTTCCTTGGGCTACAGTATATGAGCATGGCTGCTTTCGATGGAGGGGACGATTTCCGAGACTACATGTACAGTTTACATCTTCCCATGTACGAGGGTGAAACATACCAGGATGCAGGATTTGAAGCGGGTGATGATCGTGTTGGAGATACAGATAAGGAACACATCAATATGCCGAATAGGGCGTTTCTCCTGGATCTGAATCCCAGAAGGTTCACCTTCGGTCTTCGAGTTAATTTTTAA